The Coleofasciculaceae cyanobacterium genomic interval TGGTTGGCTGTGAGTGTTGTGGTTGTATCCCTAATTGCCCTAGCCTACTCTATTGTCTATAAAAGCTTTATTAAAGGCAAACTTTGGTCAAACAATAATCCTCAGGCTATCTTAATTATCTTGATGTTTGTCGCGACGATCGCTTCTCTAGTTTTATTGCTGCGTGCCAAACCCAAATTGTGGCGGGGTATTTTTGCCACTCTGACGGGAATGGGTTTAATTATTATTGGTCAACAGGATGGAGTGTGGCGATTAGCAGATGAATGGTATTGGTCACATTACTACTATGGAATAGCGGTATCTCTGTTGATGATTTTCTCCCTCGCTATCTTAGATGATATATATCGTAGTCTTACTATACGCAATATCCATATAGTGCTTAATTGCTTGGCATTGCTCTTATTTATTGGTCAAGGTGTTACGGGTGCGAGAGATTTGTTAGAAATTCCTCCCATTGGCAAAAAGAAGGCTAAAGCTGCCGTAGAAATGCTATCTCCCCTAAAAACAGCCCAGCTTATGAAGCAAAATACTATTTATCAAGCCCCTGAAATCGATTTTCGCTAGCTGTTTGACTCGAATTTATCCTGAAAAGCGATCGCAATTGCCAGTTTGAGCTGGATTGCGATCGTACCAATAGTTTTATTGATTAAAAATCGAATTAAACTAAAAAAATATTAATTATCTGATTGACGAATAATATCCTAATTTGGTAAAAACTAATGCAGCTACAAAAAAAGATCCATAGTAAATCAGAGAATAAACCATAAATAACCATAAACCCCCTAAATTTAAACAAAAGTTTTTAAAACTGCGTGTTTTCCAAAAATAGATTGGTACGCCAATAATTCCAATTAAAATAATTAAATATCGAATTAGTTTAGGGTTTCTAAAACTACGCGCAAGCGCGTCATAATAAATCCAAAAGTAGATTAAACAAATAGCAATTAGCGCAAAGCAGATCTCGACAAAATTAACTAGATTCTGTTTGTCATAAAAGCAGGCAGTCAAAAATCCATTTAAAGCCCCTGCCGTACCAATTAATCCTAAAATAAAATTACGTTTTTTAAGATTTGAGGCGGCGGAAGCTAAATTTCTCTGGTTCATATTTACAATTGGTAAAAGCAATTGATGCTGATGAGCGAGCGAGTATTGGCATCAAATAAATAATTAACTAATTAACCCTACTTAGTTGAGATCAATAATTATACAATTCAGCAAAACATTAAAAACTATATTGCATAAAGATGAGACATTTAACCTAAAGATATATACTGACCGTTAACTCAAACTGATAAAAAGCGATGTGTCCCCGCGTCAAATCCCGTCCAAAAACAATTCCCAATTTAAACCTCCCCAAACTGTGGATTCTTTTGGTGGGGGTCAATCAGTATCAGGATCGAAAAAATTTATCTTCGCTACAATATTCGGCTTTAGACTGTCAGGGATTGGGGAAAGCACTCAAAGAAGCAACGGCTAGCTTTGCTAACAAGGAGGTTATCATCCATCATGATTTTGTTAACCAACGTCCTTACCTAGCAGAAATCCAGCAAAGCATCCAACAGATTATTAACTCGGCTAGTTCAGAAGATACAATTTTATTCTACTTTTCAGGACACGGTATTTTAGAAACCAATACCCAGCAGGTAGTTTTATGTTTAGCCGATACGAATACAGAAAAACTGTTAACTACAGGTATACCATTAAATTCTTTACTCAAGCAGTTAAGCAATTGTGCCGCTAGTCAACAGCTAGTTTGGTTAGATGCTTGTCACAGTGGCGGGATGACTCTCTGGGGTACAGCAGCATCCTCAGCCGATCCTAGTTCCCAATTAGTTGAAGTATTGCGTCACAAAGCAGCCGAAAGCAAAGGTTTTTATGCTTTATTATCCTGCGATCGCGCGCAACAGTCATGGGAATTTCCCGAATTGGGACATGGAGTGTTTACTTATTATCTAATGCGGGGTTTGCGAGGTGAAGCTGCCGATCCACAAGGCATAATTGAAGCTGATGGTTTATATCAGTATGTTTATCATCAGACTCTAAGATATATTGATAAGACTAATCAACAAATACGCTTAATCAACCAGCAAAAAAGTAGCAGGGGAGAAAGCAAGCTACAGTCAGAATTTCCGCTACAGACTCCCAAACGGATTGTTGAGGGATTTGGCAAGGTTGTCTTAGGCAAACAGTCGCCCTGCAATTTAAAGATTAATCCCCGTCAAGCTTTAGTAGTTAATGGTAGACCTAAAGCCAATAGTAATAGTACTACTCTAGCTTTGAGCCAGGTATTGCAAAGTGCAGGAGATTTTAACCTCAAGTACTTCCCTCAAACTAATGAACCTTGGTCACAGGTCAAAAAAGCGATCGCCACCTGTCTTAATTCTCAACCACAAGCTCAAACAAATTCTGACGGAGCGTACAAGTCCCGCCCTCGCCAGAAGGGGACAGCTCCTTACATTAGCACGGCTTTACTATATTTACGGGCAGAGATTGAAACTACCGATACAGGAGAATCCTGGTTAGTCTTGCAGGATAATATGCGCTTATCTCGTTCTTGGTTAAGAAAAGTGCTGCAAAATTCCCGCGCCTTACAGCAGATTGTGATTTTGGACTGCGGGGGCGAACATTCTTTAGAAGACTGGATCGAAGACTTGCAGCTAGAAACAGAACGAGGACAGTGCTTGATTGCTGCCAATGCACCAGTAGGTTATGGTCAACAGTTTGCCAACACAGTCTTAGAAACGCTGCAAAATGCCGATTTTCAAGCAGGATTACCCATTGCAGCCTGGATTACTCAACTGCAAATTGCTTTAGCAGGAACAGGAATTGTGCCTCAAGTTTGGTTGTCGGGATCTCAGGGGGTAATTGAACTGCTTACGGCTAAAAATGTTGTAGTCAGTGAAGATAAGCAGCAAGTATTAGACTTGGGAATTTGTCCCTATATGGGATTGCAGGCTTTTGATGA includes:
- a CDS encoding DUF4079 domain-containing protein; its protein translation is MNIYAWTLIAQKYLAFTYLGSEDLVSLIHPALVIIFVFPMVGIVTNFAWQTRQRRLESKKGKSKIPAVVGREHVKVGRWLAVSVVVVSLIALAYSIVYKSFIKGKLWSNNNPQAILIILMFVATIASLVLLLRAKPKLWRGIFATLTGMGLIIIGQQDGVWRLADEWYWSHYYYGIAVSLLMIFSLAILDDIYRSLTIRNIHIVLNCLALLLFIGQGVTGARDLLEIPPIGKKKAKAAVEMLSPLKTAQLMKQNTIYQAPEIDFR